In Fusarium verticillioides 7600 chromosome 4, whole genome shotgun sequence, the following proteins share a genomic window:
- a CDS encoding mortality factor 4-like protein 1, producing MAPARQQPAPPPFSKDEKVLCFHMDMLYEAKIMDVQPGEKPSDGYKYKVHYKGWKNTWDDWVLVDRIRPFDDEHKELAAQLHAQLKHNIQRSTKQPKKGLRSGAESARVSEERSGSATVQGGRGGRRGKDWELEQEDAFHNKPMIKLPVPDHIQAMLVDDWENITKNNQLVPLPHNKPVAKIFEDYLAHERPYREEGSSSMDILEEVVAGFREYFEKALSRILLYRFERHQYMELKKLWENPEANPEITNVCDVYGAEHLARLIVSLPELLAQTNMDQQSVSRLREEIGKFNVWLGRNCETYFVNEYETPSQEYIDKARSF from the exons ATGGCTCCTGCTCGACAGCAACCGGCGCCACCGCCGTTCAGCAAAGATGAAAAAGTGCTCTGTTTCCACATGGACATGCTCTACGAGGCCAAGATTATGGATGTTCAGCCAGGTGAGAAGCCCAGTGACGGATACAAGTACAAAGTCCATTACAAGGGGTGGAAGAACACCTGGGACGACTGGGTGCTGGTAGACCGTATCCGGCCATTCGACGATGAGCACAAAGAGCTGGCTGCACAGTTGCACGCGCAGTTGAAGCATAACATCCAACGAAGCACTAAGCAGCCGAAAAAGGGCCTGAGAAGTGGTGCTGAGTCTGCTAGAGTCAGCGAGGAGCGATCAGGCTCTGCCACTGTTCaaggggggaggggaggaagacgaggcAAAGACTGGGAATTGGAACAG GAGGATGCTTTTCACAACAAACCTATGATTAAACTCCCAGTACCCGACCACATTCAAGCGATGCTGGTTGATGATTGggaaaacatcaccaagaataACCAGCTTGtccctcttcctcacaaTAAGCCAGTCGCCAAGATATTTGAAGACTATCTTGCGCATGAGCGTCCATACCGCGAGGAGGGATCTTCCAGCATGGACATCTTGGAAGAAGTCGTCGCAGGCTTCCGCGAGTACTTCGAGAAGGCTCTCAGCAGAATCTTGCTGTACCG TTTCGAGCGCCACCAGTACatggagctcaagaagctctgggAGAACCCTGAGGCGAACCCAGAAATCACCAATGTCTGCGATGTCTATGGCGCTGAGCATCTTGCTCGGCTAATTG TCTCTCTCCCCGAACTGTTGGCGCAGACCAACATGGACCAGCAGTCCGTGTCCCGTCTTCGAGAGGAGATAGGAAAGTTCAATGTCTGGCTAGGACGTAACTGCGAGACATATTTTGTTAACGAGTACGAGACTCCCAGCCAGGAGTATATTGACAAAGCTCGTAGCTTCTGA
- a CDS encoding DNA polymerase delta subunit 4 produces the protein MYERLYLSIIITHHKASVLSTLTAKLANYSTAKKQLGPVYSSIDFTHNSPSIILSIQQRHLVLTLGAEPTMPTTRRSAASARSRGPPAKGQSTLSFSNKVTKPVPKSAKKSAISASISKLDPGQHASQREVEDIVVNDHESTEADQEEVEAVTDIEVVPEPAKSELESQAEKVTDTQIKKYWKSIEDQWTTPRLHQQGVSLSEKVLRYFDVSSQYALYRHASH, from the exons ATGTATGAACGACTTTACCTTTcgatcatcatcacccatcaTAAAGCATCCGTTCTCTCAACGTTAACTGCTAAACTGGCAAATTATTCTACTGCTAAGAAACAGCTAGGGCCTGTTTATAGCTCTATCGACTTCACTCACAATTCACCAAGCATCATTCTCAGCATTCAGCAGCGCCATCTCGTTTTAACATTAGGAGCTGAGCCCACTATGCCCACAACTCGACGATCCGCTGCCAGCGCTCGCAGCAGGGGCCCGCCAGCCAAGGGACAGTCTACTTTGAGTTTCTCAAACAAAGTCACCAAACCAGTACCCAAAAGCGCCAAGAAGTCTGCTATCTCtgcttccatctcaaagCTCGACCCCGGCCAGCATGCCTCACAGCgtgaggttgaagatatTGTTGTCAACGACCATGAGTCCACAGAGGCTGATcaggaagaagttgaggcaGTCACAGATATTGAGGTAGTCCCAGAACCTGCGAAGTCTGAATTGGAGTCGCAAGCAGAGAAAGTTACAGACACGCAGATCAAGAAGTATTGGAAGTCCATTGAAGACCAATGGACTACGCCACGATTGCACCAGCAAGGTGTATCTTTGAGCGAGAAGGTTCTTCGATATTTCGATGTCAGCTCACAATATG CCCTGTATAGGCATGCCTCGCATTAA
- a CDS encoding ATP-citrate synthase subunit 2, with protein MSAKSILEADGKAILNYHLTRAPVIKPSPLPAPTTHNPPSRLASLHFPEDASVEDILNQAEVTYPWLLQPDAKFVAKPDQLIKRRGKSGLLALNKTWPEAKAWVAERAGKEQQVEHTTGVLRQFLVEPFVPHPQDTEYYININSVRDGDWILFTHEGGVDVGDVDAKAEKLLIPVDLAEYPSNEEIAATLLKKVPQGVHNVLVDFITRLYAVYVDCQFTYLEINPLVVIPNEDKTSAAVHFLDLAAKLDQTADFECGVKWAIARSPAALGLTNIAPSADGKINIDAGPPMEFPAPFGRELTKEEAYIADLDAKTGASLKLTVLNAKGRIWTLVAGGGASVVYADAIASAGFADELANYGEYSGAPTESQTYHYARTVLDLLLRAPQSDEGKVLFIGGGIANFTNVASTFKGVIRALRDFAPKLIEHNVSIWVRRAGPNYQEGLKNMKAATQELGLNAKIFGPEMHVSGIVPLALVPGKWEESKAQEFQA; from the exons ATGTCCGCCAAATCGATCCTCGAGGCCGACGGCAAGGCCATCCTCAACTACCACCTCACCCGCGCTCCCGTTATCAAGCCCAGCCCTCTTCCTGCGCCTACTACTCACAACCCCCCCAGCAGACTCGCCTCGCTGCACTTCCCAGAGGATGCCAGTGTTGAGGATATTCTGAACCAGGCTGAGGTCACCTACCCTTGGCTCCTCCAGCCCGACGCCAAGTTCGTTGCCAAGCCCGatcagctcatcaagagaCGAGGAAAGAGTGGTCTTTTGGCCCTCAACAAGACCTGGCCTGAGGCTAAGGCTTGGGTCGCTGAGCGAGCCGGTAAGGAGCAACAGGTTGAGCACACCACTGGTGTGTTGAGACAATTCCTTGTCGAGCCTTTTGTTCCTCATCCCCAAGACACTGAGTActacatcaacatcaactcaGTCCGTGAT GGCGACTGGATCCTCTTCACCCACGAGGGCGGTGTTGATGTCGGCGATGTTGACGCtaaggctgagaagctcttgatcCCTGTGGACCTCGCTGAATACCCTTCCAACGAGGAGATTGCTGCtactcttctcaagaaggttcCCCAGGGCGTTCACAAcgttcttgttgacttcaTCACCCGCCTCTATGCCGTCTACGTTGACTGTCAGTTCACTTATCTCGAGATCAACCCTCTCGTTGTCATTCCCAACGAGGACAAGACCTCCGCCGCTGTCCACTTCCTCGATCTTGCTGCCAAGCTCGACCAGACTGCCGACTTCGAGTGCGGTGTCAAGTGGGCCATTGCTCGATCTCCTGCTGCTCTCGGTCTTACCAACATTGCCCCCTCTgccgatggcaagatcaatATCGATGCTGGCCCTCCTATGGAGTTCCCTGCCCCCTTCGGTCGTGAGCtgaccaaggaggaggcttACATCGCTGATCTCGACGCTAAGACTGGTGCTTCCCTGAAGCTGACTGTTCTGAACGCCAAGGGCCGTATCTGGAcccttgttgctggtggtggtgcttcCGTCGTCTACGCCGATGCCATTGCCTCTGCTGGTTTCGCCGACGAGCTCGCCAACTACGGTGAGTACTCAGGTGCTCCCACCGAGTCTCAGACCTACCACTACGCTCGAactgttcttgaccttctcctccGTGCTCCTCAAAGCGATGAGGGCaaggttctcttcatcggtggTGGTATTGCCAATTTCACCAACGTCGCCAGCACCTTCAAGGGTGTTATCCGGGCTCTGCGAGACTTCGCTCCTAAGCTGATCGAGCACAATGTTTCCATCTGGGTGCGACGTGCCGGCCCCAACTACCAAGAGGGTCTGAAGAACATGAAGGCCGCCACTCAGGAGCTCGgcctcaacgccaagatcttTGGCCCCGAGATGCACGTCTCCGGTATTGTGCCCTTGGCCCTCGTCCCTGGCAAGTGGGAGGAGAGCAAGGCACAGGAGTTCCAGGCTTAA
- a CDS encoding ATP-citrate synthase subunit 1, whose protein sequence is MAPASSSSLSANDNIQRFPAPSRPLSPLPEHALFTDKTRCFVYGLQPRAVQGMLDFDFICKRSKPSVAGIIYTFGGQFVSKMYWGTSETLLPVYQQVDKAMSKHPDVDVVVNFASSRSVYSSTMELMENPQVKTIAIIAEGVPERRAREIAHVAKKKGVTIIGPATVGGIKPGSFKIGNTGGMMDNIVASKLYRKGSVGYVSKSGGMSNELNNIISQNTDGVYEGIAIGGDRYPGTTFIDHLLRYQADPECKILVLLGEVGGVEEYKVIDAVKQGIITKPIVAWAIGTCASMFKTEVQFGHAGSFANSQLETAKMKNEKMKEAGFYVPATFEDLPTTLKEVYDKLVSQGTIVPQPEPVVPKIPLDYSWAQELGLIRKPAAFISTISDDRGQELLYAGMPISDVFKEDIGIGGVMSLLWFRRRLPSYASKFLEMVLMLTADHGPAVSGAMNTIITTRAGKDLISALVSGLLTIGSRFGGALDGAAEEFTRAFDKGLSPRDFVDSMRKANKLIPGIGHRIKSRNNPDLRVELVKEYVLNNFPSHKLLDYALAVETVTTSKKDNLILNVDGCIAVCFVDLVRNCGAFSAEEAEDYLKMGVLNGLFVLGRSIGLIAHFLDQKRLRTGLYRHPWDDITYLLPNLREAGAPGAEGRVEVSL, encoded by the exons atggctcccGCTTCCTCCAGCAGCTTGTCGGCCAACGACAACATTCAGCGTTTCCCGGCTCCCAGCCGACCTCTGAGTCCTCTTCCCGAGCACGCTCTCTTCACCGACAAGACGCGATGCTTCGTCTACGGTCTTCAGCCGCGAGCCGTCCAGGGCATGCTCGATTTCGACTTCATCTGCAAGCGCTCTAAGCCCTCGGTCGCCGGTATCATCTACACTTTCGGTGGTCAGTTCGTCAGCAAGATGTATTGGGGAACTAGCGAGACTCTTCTGCCCGTCTACCAGCAGGTTGACAAGGCAATGAGCAAGCACCCCGATGTCGACGTCGTCGTCAACTTTGCTTCCTCCAGAAGTGTGTACAGCTCCACCATGGAGCTTATGGAGAACCCTCAGGTCAAGACCATTGCTATTATTGCTGAGGGTGTTCCTGAGCGA CGAGCTCGTGAGATCGCCCACGtcgcgaagaagaagggtgttaCCATTATTGGACCTGCTACGGTCGGTGGTATCAAGCCCGGCAGCTTCAAGATTGGTAACACTGGTGGTATGATGGACAACATTGTTGCCTCCAAGCTTTACCGTAAGGGTTCCGTTGGCTACGTCTCCAAGTCTGGTGGTATGTCCAACGAGCTCAACAACATTATTTCCCAGAATACCGATGGTGTGTATGAGGGTATCGCCATCGGTGGTGATAGATACCCCGGTACCACTTTCATTGACCATCTCCTGCGATACCAGGCCGACCCTGAGTGCAAGATCCTTGTCTTGCTCGGTGAGgtcggtggtgttgaggagtACAAGGTCATTGATGCTGTTAAGCAgggtatcatcaccaagccCATCGTTGCCTGGGCCATTGGCACTTGCGCCAGCATGTTCAAGACCGAGGTTCAGTTCGGCCACGCTGGTTCTTTCGCCAACTCTCAACTTGAGactgccaagatgaagaacgagaagatgaaggaggcCGGCTTCTACGTACCTGCTACCTTCGAGGATCTTCCCACCACTCTTAAGGAAGTGTATGACAAGCTTGTCTCCCAAGGCACTATTGTTCCCCAGCCCGAGCCGGTTGTTCCCAAGATCCCTCTCGACTACTCTTGGGCCCAGGAGCTCGGTCTCATCCGAAAGCCTGCTgccttcatctccaccatctccGATGATCGTGGCCAGGAGCTTCTCTACGCTGGCATGCCCATCTCCGACGTTTTCAAGGAGGATATCGGCATTGGCGGTGTCATGTCTCTGCTGTGGTTCCGCCGCCGCCTGCCTTCATACGCTTCTAAGTTCCTCGAGATGGTTCTTATGCTCACTGCCGATCACGGTCCCGCCGTTTCTGGTGCCATGAACACCATTATCACTACCCGTGCTGGTAAGGACTTGATCAGCGCCCTCGTTTCTGGTCTTTTAACCATTGGCTCCCGATTTGGTGGTGCTCTCGACGGCGCCGCTGAGGAGTTCACCCGTGCCTTCGACAAGGGTCTCAGCCCCCGCGACTTCGTCGACAGCATGCGCAAGGCCAACAAGCTCATTCCCGGTATTGGACACCGTATCAAGTCCCGAAACAACCCCGATCTTCGAGTCGAGCTCGTTAAGGAATatgttctcaacaacttcccTAGTCACAAGCTCCTTGACTACGCTCTTGCTGTCGAGACTGTCACCACTTCCAAGAAAGATAACCTGATTCTCAACGTTGATGGTTGCATTGCTGTCTGCTTCGTCGATCTCGTCCGCAACTGCGGTGCCTTCTCCGCcgaggaggctgaagatTATCTCAAGATGGGTGTTCTCAACggtctctttgttcttggccgAAGCATTGGTCTTATTGCCCATTTCCTCGACCAGAAGCGTCTGCGTACTGGTCTTTACCGTCATCCTTGGGATGACATCACCTACCTCCTCCCCAACCTTCGGGAGGCTGGAGCCCCTGGTGCTGAGGGCCGGGTGGAAGTTTCTCTGTAA
- a CDS encoding DNA polymerase delta subunit 4, whose protein sequence is MYERLYLSIIITHHKASVLSTLTAKLANYSTAKKQLGPVYSSIDFTHNSPSIILSIQQRHLVLTLGAEPTMPTTRRSAASARSRGPPAKGQSTLSFSNKVTKPVPKSAKKSAISASISKLDPGQHASQREVEDIVVNDHESTEADQEEVEAVTDIEVVPEPAKSELESQAEKVTDTQIKKYWKSIEDQWTTPRLHQQGVSLSEKVLRYFDVSSQYGPCIGMPRIKRWKRAERLGLNPPIEVLAVLLKEESKGNDKIETAHMDEILNSTAVGA, encoded by the exons ATGTATGAACGACTTTACCTTTcgatcatcatcacccatcaTAAAGCATCCGTTCTCTCAACGTTAACTGCTAAACTGGCAAATTATTCTACTGCTAAGAAACAGCTAGGGCCTGTTTATAGCTCTATCGACTTCACTCACAATTCACCAAGCATCATTCTCAGCATTCAGCAGCGCCATCTCGTTTTAACATTAGGAGCTGAGCCCACTATGCCCACAACTCGACGATCCGCTGCCAGCGCTCGCAGCAGGGGCCCGCCAGCCAAGGGACAGTCTACTTTGAGTTTCTCAAACAAAGTCACCAAACCAGTACCCAAAAGCGCCAAGAAGTCTGCTATCTCtgcttccatctcaaagCTCGACCCCGGCCAGCATGCCTCACAGCgtgaggttgaagatatTGTTGTCAACGACCATGAGTCCACAGAGGCTGATcaggaagaagttgaggcaGTCACAGATATTGAGGTAGTCCCAGAACCTGCGAAGTCTGAATTGGAGTCGCAAGCAGAGAAAGTTACAGACACGCAGATCAAGAAGTATTGGAAGTCCATTGAAGACCAATGGACTACGCCACGATTGCACCAGCAAGGTGTATCTTTGAGCGAGAAGGTTCTTCGATATTTCGATGTCAGCTCACAATATGGT CCCTGTATAGGCATGCCTCGCATTAAGCGCTGGAAACGAGCTGAACGTCTGGGTCTCAATCCTCCAATTGAAGTCCTCgctgttcttctcaaggaAGAAAGCAAGGGCAACGATAAAATCGAAACGGCACACATggatgagatcctcaactCGACTGCTGTAGGTGCCTGA